A window of the Microplitis mediator isolate UGA2020A chromosome 5, iyMicMedi2.1, whole genome shotgun sequence genome harbors these coding sequences:
- the LOC130668171 gene encoding protein PRRC2C-like isoform X1, whose product MSTLSGIVSKGEKGKSKFQSLDINSLYRVSRGESLEQHQQKSTLPRKHGMQSLGKVPSARRPPANLPSLKSEYSSSDPAVSLVPSGGSGWATTKEQSPNTNTTTTTNATAAPLSDTSTTNSSPQCAPATSVQPSVAAASPPSQQQQPQSLPSQQQQQQQQQNTTQSPHSSEQSGNKSSWSAIMSRPGDAGTPVVSAAVGYAGLVGGGRPGRGALGLSFLAHQSPQFQHEFPSLSGQPSVSVTNSNNGNQQTTTQQSSSSTASNVISVNAQHQSLLPQQPYPHNHSGAPVGQQQSQQNRELNAQYGPGPSLRPQTEGSWIQGGSRTPGAGAGTGGGSTQVGQGPPVGIAGTPGHSEGLGGGRPSLGQSPAMGSVPAGQPNQGAAVSSSGNNAAATPGPNLHHYRGLIPPFMYNRGNFPAAGGFPPQIPSNMTSASGGGGGGGGGGGPRPRFNPADRFTPQSRAPQERERPPVDDEVITRPIIKEEDLTRMDDISHDPGWAAHDDIDYNQKLAFSDDENEPDANSHVNSSSNNSNANTMTMKKDEKVEQSPPKDDKAQSDSSLDDKERLRDNESPRDTKDTRGDLSSAHRPWYQDRVGSGQGGPGPNGPPRDYRGTNGPPIRDNYNQSTQPPMRPAHPLRGVEEEEIWNQRRREHGEIVASAVVRARQRKEEEEKRFQESKQAAAKKLQDLEQKMKKKMAKKDDDVVSIPETKGLINIPPVPIPVPEWERERENRERESRDRERSRTSSEGKDETNKVARDSRDRELVRENRDTRDTRDTRDTRDTRDNRDTRDNRDTRDIRDTRESRDTREPAGDFSSNRSSFIRPQDVTRAERDRDRDQRENRDRDRENRDRDQPAFSRQFQSNLPPRFQKQQAERSGGGYNRVSPSAERTTSQPNVPFSQQYDPARWSSHNSSNSSGVKPSHSMPLPQRRRTDSDITNPLDDDPRPPSRDHGNQRSRDDRFRPAIHHIFDSRKSGYHDDYNRGSGGGYKDDYTRDHDDRQHGGRESWERERERDRNYDDNKDRDSHSRNSRDSRDFKDTRDFRDRDTRDGRDSRDARDNRDSRDSRDTRDSRDIREKDYDSSSYMKQSSQQDSMDDRESQRERSESGEWAGDTRRDERGPSTDDNRREPLLISRDDRIDRNERPQRPDSRDSRASRESKTSSLRDDDFHKSRDSSSWVHDLTDYEEKKRELYRDDHHRERERDRRQVPGPITREKLQAEELKSEKRNLTQLKRGGSSSNSGIGSGSNAGIDSDKKDNKESPTDTKKEPEVWNRKLERTPETMRSAVTVERNDNSPKAWADAVSPTFEKNEEKIITQESAAKDEKDISELKASMEKLIVEKREEAQHNEEIKDDPKDEKRDKNVRNRTNSGSFRGRESSSRGGRTWGGAYNVYTRGWRGSETRGRRGGGSRSMGRPGSAKSGSYGHTDSEVSGDEISGSTESGKEERRSAVSPKPVAQKNDKDERNREVSRRDDKRSNEYPPSRGEKRGGFDGRPSREGFAPSGEPSRRGRGGFRSRGATSGGRMEGYGPPPSKSPFSTERINADEKNPGSQNSPSPAIEVDNNQSSAIESSDDKMIAKQQALTAGITGRRNKSPNVPANQGGQKHDSVHGNVSHPAGLQKNQPKKDDSRSKRPRSGSRRGRDNRERPRGGNPVKSNSADVGNEEWETTSENSEEHIDDHKDSRNAHNKHRGGGAGAGGNQTTGNNNSNSQNNRRHEQIGNNRDQREKSKSNVSSRAPGAEKRNAQNAAFNQRNHSGNMLPPQGGGGGTQTQNGRPRSQGSANSGPMTEKGLKETTINRVDEIKLSDPNLVDQVMKDINKKSQSRDKKSVESEIEANSYSTGGDDGGNSAEDKVDADGFQEVRSKKNLKDSRHGQLKEEPNKPPSRREKDKERERDRSKSKSNGPQPPTPQQIQNIPPLLGQPIPQPANMPKSFDRNPNRNKLAPRFQKQKLAKQQQQHSNSDGSIDSNKVNANSNYVKDSSAGNGGNGNGGNGGSGPAPPPSVNAWDKPFTSQLRSNSPNSNIPADIQLMSGLTGSDHPHDINEQAASAGSSQRNSPSGEKIIKPTKESAVDKNVSDASSPPVQTLIFENTNYSKTTKTGPEMAIKSKFSNHMKPPQRVVDKRDMDDDTNQLQQQHQQQQQALSVAFSSKPANDLIKDKSQDPIQMPLSFNKSEDSADMKLDFTFDADLSQLTDEKSKSIGMPRSMHMTGVQSTISPSTAELNLKIASVKKVWENASMPTVVEHEDGSVVSTANSFPQSFETGDVEDTYSPHPQYNQNNMKNEIATSTNVCKLVPPQVKPQQQSSGSGGAQTGSTVPGPSPIGPGQSPIGHPPASLQGPLSPPPFNSTGQPSHINYQEFPQYPGSQAAQYGSMSAIPSPPAVLFNTGSGQLPAQAGSLYGAFQLDQSRSPFTQYPPYGPSLQSSFNQQNVYLQQPPPPPHAPNAAAPDMYQNNLSQYRIPAAAAPPFGQNQQLSNNPNTVLISSSSNSLMSASVKPSSQSIGAIGTKAPHFQAQSAQPNQLAYIPYDPNQVLGVSGNYMGNSQLVQRPGPNVQQTANSYYSATSADVFPGSQTGFYQPGGTQQTGTHYGLQGFGQHSQSLATGNATPVNLQSFSSQFLSGSGIQLAAAAAAQQYRNPTGGLQGPANAAATFLSKHQQQEQPRQLKSPSGNQQDVLASVFSSTPQIPSPKSRNCKQQSQSQQPQPSPTQHHKYQQYQGVSQSALVSSYNNYVLQQNVRGMGMPRAGIQPSQQRYPPPIQRPVVPFPPGPNPNNPSQQQQNCIPSQQNQVNRHRPNIHQQQQRNIKMQQQYYSGQGQFRNGNKIDPSDKADSHSDKIVDGSAGGQGTGNKSNVAQQDADNKEEVNQQNE is encoded by the exons ATGTCTACTCTGTCGGGGATCGTGTCGAAGGGGGAGAAAGGAAAATCAAAGTTTCAATCGCTAGATATCAATAGTTTGTACCGGGTGAGCAGG GGAGAATCATTGGAACAACACCAACAAAAAAGCACATTACCACGGAAACATGGAATGCAGAGTTTGGGAAAGGTGCCTTCGGCACGGCGCCCACCGGCTAATTTGCCTAGTTTAAAAAGTGAATACAGCAGCAGTGATCCAGCTGTAAGTCTTGTCCCTAGTGGCGGAAGCGGTTGGGCAACAACTAAGGAACAATCACCTAATACTAATACCACAACAACTACCAACGCAACAGCTGCTCCGTTATCTGACACTTCAACT ACTAACTCATCGCCACAATGTGCGCCTGCGACCTCAGTCCAGCCATCAGTGGCAGCAGCTTCACCTCCATCACAGCAACAGCAGCCCCAGTCACTGCCAAgtcagcagcagcagcagcagcagcagcagaacACAACCCAGTCTCCACATTCCTCCGAACAATCAGGGAACAAATCATCATGGAGTGCAATTATGAGCAGACCCGGGGATGCCG GTACACCCGTCGTGTCAGCTGCGGTTGGTTACGCGGGACTCGTGGGGGGCGGGAGACCGGGAAGAGGTGCCCTAGGACTGAGTTTCCTCGCCCATCAGTCCCCGCAGTTCCAACACGAGTTTCCCAGTCTCAGTGGACAGCCCTCGGTCTCAGTAACGAACAGCAACAACGGGAACCAACAGACTACCACTCAACAGTCGTCCTCCTCGACAGCTTCAAATGTCATCTCGGTCAATGCCCAGCATCAATCGTTGCTACCGCAACAGCCGTATCCCCACAACCACTCAG gTGCTCCAGTAGGACAGCAACAGTCACAACAAAACCGCGAGCTGAATGCCCAGTACGGACCTGGACCGAGTCTAAGGCCACAAA cggAGGGGAGCTGGATACAAGGTGGAAGCCGCACACCAGGAGCCGGAGCTGGTACAGGAGGTGGGAGTACTCAGGTGGGCCAGGGCCCCCCTGTAGGTATTGCAGGAACGCCAGGACACTCAGAAGGACTAGGTGGCGGACGTCCGAGCTTGGGACAGTCGCCTGCCATGGGTTCGGTCCCGGCAGGCCAACCGAATCAAGGCGCCGCTGTATCCTCGAGTGGAAACAATGCAGCAGCAACTCCTGGCCCAAATTTACATCACTATCGCGGACTTATTCCCCCATTTATGTACAATCGGGGAAACTTTCCAGCAGCTGGTGGTTTTCCTCCACAAATACCGTCGAATATGACAAGTGCAAGTGGTGGAGGTGGAGGTGGAGGAGGCGGTGGCGGGCCCCGGCCGCGTTTCAATCCGGCCGACCGTTTTACGCCTCAGTCACGAGCCCCGCAGGAGCGTGAACGTCCCCCAGTGGATGATGAAGTTATTACACGTCCTATTATTAAGGAAGAGGATTTAACACGAATGGATGACATTTCACATGATCCTGGTTGGGCTGCCCATGATGATATTGATTATAATCAGAAGCTGGCATTCAGTGACGATGAAAATGAACCAGATGCTAATTCACACGTTAATTCGAGttctaataattcaaatgCTAATACTATGACTATGAAAAAGGATGAAAAGGTGGAACAGTCTCCGCCAAAAGATGATAAAGCTCAGTCTGATAGTTCGCTTGATGACAAAGAAAGACTTAGAGACAATGAATCGCCTAGAGACACTAAAGATACCCGGGGTGATTTGTCATCAGCACATCGTCCGTGGTATCAAGACAGAGTAGGCTCTGGTCAAGGTGGCCCTGGTCCTAATGGACCCCCGCGCGATTACCGTGGCACCAATGGCCCTCCGATAAGAGACAACTACAATCAATCAACCCAACCGCCAATGCGTCCCGCTCACCCTCTCAGAGGAGTCGAGGAAGAAGAAATATGGAATCAACGTAGACGTGAGCACGGCGAAATAGTTGCTTCGGCTGTCGTACGTGCGCGTCAACGCAAAGAAGAAGAGGAAAAACGTTTTCAAGAATCAAAGCAGGCGGCAGCTAAAAAATTACAGgatttagaacaaaaaatgAAGAAGAAAATGGCTAAGAAAGATGACGATGTTGTGTCTATTCCCGAGACGAAAGGTTTGATAAATATTCCACCAGTGCCTATACCCGTGCCTGAGTGGGAGCGCGAGCGAGAGAATCGCGAGCGTGAAAGCCGTGATCGTGAACGTTCACGCACATCTTCCGAGGGTAAGGATGAGACCAATAAAGTAGCACGTGATTCACGTGACCGTGAATTGGTACGTGAGAATCGCGACACTAGAGATACCAGAGACACCAGAGATACTAGAGACACCAGAGATAATAGAGACACCAGAGACAATCGAGACACTAGAGACATTAGAGATACCAGGGAAAGCAGAGACACTAGAGAGCCAGCTGGTGATTTTTCTTCAAACCGTTCCAGTTTCATCAGACCACAGGATGTTACACGCGCTGAGAGAGATCGCGATCGTGATCAGCGTGAAAATCGTGACCGTGATCGCGAGAACCGCGACCGTGATCAGCCAGCATTCTCGCGGCAATTCCAGAGTAATTTGCCACCGCGTTTTCAGAAACAGCAGGCCGAGAGAAGCGGCGGTGGGTACAATCGCGTCTCACCAAGCGCCGAGAGAACAACTTCGCAACCCAACGTGCCCTTTTCTCAGCAATATGATCCAGCAAGATGGTCCTCTCACAACTCATCAAACTCAAGCGGCGTCAAGCCATCTCACTCAATGCCACTGCCACAACGTCGTCGTACTGATTCAGACATAACTAATCCACTTGATGACGATCCACGTCCTCCGTCTCGTGATCACGGGAACCAGCGATCACGCGATGACAGATTCCGACCGGCTATACACCATATATTTGATTCCCGTAAATCTGGCTATCATGATGACTACAATAGAGGCAGCGGAGGAGGCTACAAAGACGATTACACCCGTGATCATGATGACAGACAACATGGAGGCCGTGAATCCTGGGAACGTGAACGCGAACGTGATCGCAACTACGATGATAATAAAGACAGAGATTCACACTCACGTAACTCACGGGACTCGCGTGACTTCAAAGACACTCGAGACTTTCGTGACCGCGATACCAGAGACGGTCGCGACAGTCGTGATGCTCGCGACAATCGTGATTCCCGCGACAGTCGCGATACCCGTGATAGCCGTGACATCAGAGAAAAAGATTACGACAGCAGTTCGTACATGAAACAGTCAAGCCAGCAGGACTCTATGGATGACCGCGAATCACAGCGGGAACGTTCTGAAAGCGGAGAGTGGGCTGGAGATACCCGTCGTGACGAACGCGGTCCTTCCACTGACGACAATCGTCGTGAGCCTTTACTTATATCCCGCGATGATCGTATCGACAGAAATGAAAGACCACAGCGACCGGATTCACGCGACTCACGTGCATCCCGTGAATCAAAAACTTCTTCCTTACGCGATGATGATTTTCATAAATCACGTGATTCGTCTTCTTGGGTTCACGATTTAACTGATTACGAGGAGAAAAAACGTGAACTGTATCGCGATGATCATCATCGTGAACGTGAACGAGACAGGAGACAAGTCCCTGGTCCTATTACCCGCGAGAAACTCCAAGCCGAAGAATTGAAAAGCGAAAAACGGAATCTCACTCAGCTTAAACGAGGCGGAAGTAGCAGCAACAGTGGAATCGGTAGCGGAAGTAATGCCGGAATTGATTCCGACAAAAAGGATAATAAAGAATCACCAACGGATACGAAAAAAGAACCGGAAGTTTGGAATAGAAAATTAGAACGTACTCCTGAGACAATGCGTTCTGCTGTAACTGTCGAAAGAAATGACAACTCACCGAAAGCCTGGGCAGACGCTGTCTCACCGACCTTTGAAaagaatgaagaaaaaataattactcaagaGTCTGCGGCTAAAGACGAAAAAGATATAAGTGAATTGAAAGCCAGTATGGAAAAATTGATCGTTGAAAAACGTGAAGAAGCGCAGCacaatgaagaaataaaagatGATCCGAAAGACGAGAAACGTGACAAGAATGTAAGGAATCGAACCAACAGCGGTAGCTTCCGTGGACGGGAATCATCATCACGTGGTGGCCGTACATGGGGTGGCGCTTACAATGTTTACACACGTGGATGGCGTGGTTCTGAGACACGTGGTCGCCGTGGCGGTGGGTCGCGATCAATGGGACGTCCTGGTTCCGCTAAAAGTGGATCATACGGTCACACGGATTCGGAAGTAAGTGGGGATGAAATTTCTGGCTCAACTGAGTCGGGTAAAGAAGAGCGAAGATCTGCTGTTTCACCCAAACCTGTTGCCCAGAAAAACGACAAAGATGAACGTAACCGCGAAGTGTCAAGACGCGATGACAAACGCAGCAATGAATATCCACCAAGTCGCGGTGAAAAACGCGGCGGATTTGACGGACGACCAAGTCGCGAAGGTTTCGCGCCCTCGGGTGAACCTTCTAGACGTGGTCGTGGTGGGTTTCGATCACGTGGAGCAACTTCCGGTGGGAGGATGGAAGGGTACGGGCCACCACCCAGCAAGAGCCCGTTCTCCACCGAGAGAATCAACGCCGACGAAAAGAATCCCGGGTCACAAAATTCTCCATCACCGGCGATAGAAGTTGACAACAACCAGAGCTCAGCAATTGAGTCATCAGACGATAAGATGATTGCAAAGCAGCAGGCACTCACGGCAGGTATCACTGGCAGACGCAATAAATCACCAAACGTACCAGCAAATCAAGGAGGGCAAAAACATGACTCAGTTCACGGCAATGTGAGTCATCCCGCAGGATTACAGAAGAATCAGCCGAAGAAAGATGACTCAAGATCCAAAAGACCACGCAGTGGAAGCCGACGCGGGCGTGACAACCGCGAACGTCCACGTGGTGGCAATCCAGTGAAGTCTAATTCAGCTGACGTCGGTAACGAAGAGTGGGAGACAACTTCGGAGAACAGCGAGGAGCATATTGATGACCACAAGGATTCGCGAAATGCTCACAATAAACATCGCGGCGGCGGTGCTGGTGCTGGTGGTAATCAGACTACTGGAAATAACAACAGTAACTCTCAGAATAATCGTAGACATGAACAAATAGGTAATAATCGTGAtcaacgtgaaaaatctaaatCTAACGTCAGTTCACGTGCTCCAGGTGCTGAGAAACGAAATGCACAGAACGCTGCTTTTAATCAGCGCAATCATTCCGGTAATATGCTACCACCCCAAGGTGGAGGTGGAGGTACACAGACACAAAATGGCAGACCAAGAAGTCAAGGCTCCGCCAACAGCGGTCCCATGACGGAAAAAGGTCTGAAGGAAACGACAATTAACCGCGTTGATGAAATAAAACTCAGTGATCCGAATCTCGTGGATCAGGTGATGAAAGATATCAATAAAAAGTCTCAGAGTCGTGATAAAAAATCAGTGGAATCGGAAATTGAGGCCAATAGTTACTCGACTGGTGGTGATGACGGCGGGAACAGTGCGGAAGATAAAGTCGACGCAGATGGATTCCAGGAGGTTCGGTCGAAAAAGAATCTAAAGGATTCCCGACACGGACAGTTGAAGGAAGAACCCAATAAGCCGCCGTCGCGTAGAGAAAAAGACAAGGAACGTGAACGCGATCGTTCTAAATCAAAGTCAAACGGTCCGCAGCCTCCTACGCCACAGCAAATTCAAAACATACCGCCACTGTTGGGTCAACCAATTCCACAGCCCGCAAATATGCCCAAGTCATTTGACAGGAATCCGAATCGTAATAAACTTGCGCCCAGATTCCAGAAACAGAAGTTGGCtaaacagcagcagcaacattCAAATTCCGATGGCAGTATCGACTCAAATAAAGTAAACGCTAATTCAAATTACGTTAAAGATTCATCAGCCGGGAACGGTGGCAACGGGAACGGAGGCAACGGCGGAAGTGGTCCAGCGCCACCCCCATCCGTAAATGCCTGGGATAAACCATTTACCAGTCAACTGAGATCGAATTCACCGAACTCTAATATTCCAGCAGacatccaattaatgtccgGGTTAACTGGCTCCGATCATCCGCACGACATCAACGAGCAAGCAGCATCTGCCGGTAGCAGTCAGCGTAATTCCCCAAGTGgtgagaaaataataaagcCTACGAAAGAATCAGCTGTTGATAAAAATGTGTCAGATGCGTCCTCGCCACCCGTTCAAACTCTGATATTTGAAAACACGAATTACTCAAAGACAACAAAGACTGGTCCGGAGATGGcgatcaagtcgaaattttcaAACCACATGAAACCGCCCCAGCGTGTTGTCGACAAACGGGACATGGATGACGATACCAATCAACTGCAGCAGCAgcatcagcagcagcagcaagcGCTGTCGGTTGCCTTCTCCAGTAAGCCTGCTAATGACTTGATAAAAGATAAATCTCAAGATCCAATTCAAATGCCACTGTCATTCAACAAAAGTGAAGACAGCGCTGATATGAAACTCGATTTTACTTTTGACGCTGACTTATCACAATTAACTgatgaaaaaagtaaaagcaTCGGCATGCCGCGGTCAATGCACATGACTGGCGTCCAAAGCACCATTTCGCCGTCAACTGCTGAGCTTAATCTCAAGATTGCATCTGTTAAGAAAGTATGGGAGAATGCGTCGATGCCGACTGTAGTAGAGCACGAGGACGGCAGCGTTGTGTCAACGGCAAATAGTTTTCCTCAGAGCTTCGAGACCGGGGATGTTGAGGACACTTACAGTCCGCATCCGCAGTACAATCAGaataacatgaaaaatgaaatcGCGACCTCAACAAATGTATGCAAG CTGGTTCCCCCGCAGGTGAAGCCGCAGCAGCAATCCTCCGGGAGTGGCGGCGCGCAAACAGGCTCCACTGTACCTGGTCCCAGTCCCATTGGCCCTGGCCAGAGTCCCATCGGGCATCCGCCAGCCAGTCTTCAAGGTCCCCTGAGTCCTCCTCCATTCAATTCTACTGGACAACCCTCTCACATAAATTATCAG GAATTCCCACAGTATCCAGGATCACAGGCAGCACAATACGGCAGTATGTCTGCTATTCCATCGCCACCAGCAGTACTATTTAATACTGGCTCTGGTCAATTACCCGCTCAAGCTGGTAGTCTTTACGGTGCATTCCAGTTGGATCAAAGTCGATCACCTTTTACTCAGTATCCACCATACGGTCCTTCTCTACAGAGTTCATTTAACCAACAGAACGTGTACTTACAACAGCCACCGCCACCACCACACGCTCCCAATGCAGCAGCACCCGATATGTATCAGAATAATTTGTCGCAGTATCGTATTCCCGCGGCAGCTGCACCGCCTTTTGGACAAAATCAACAGCTAAGCAATAATCCAAATACTGTCTTGATAAGTTCATCCTCAAACTCACTCATGTCAGCGAGTGTTAAACCTTCGTCCCAGTCTATCGGTGCTATTGGTACCAAGGCACCACATTTTCAAGCACAATCTGCTCAACCCAATCAG TTGGCGTACATACCGTATGACCCAAACCAAGTGCTAGGTGTCAGTGGAAATTACATGGGAAATTCACAGTTGGTTCAAAGACCTGGTCCTAATGTACAGCAGACAGCTAATAGTTACTACAGTGCAACATCTGCTG ATGTATTTCCCGGGTCGCAAACAGGATTTTACCAACCCGGAGGCACACAACAAACAGGAACACACTACGGTCTCCAGGGGTTTGGTCAGCACAGCCAGAGTTTAGCAACTGGTAATGCAACGCCCGTTAATCTACAGAGTTTTAGTTCGCAATTTCTTTCTGGATCGGGAATACAATTAGCCGCGGCAGCTGCTGCCCAACAGTACCGTAATCCCACTGGTGGATTACAGGGCCCGGCTAACGCTGCGGCAACTTTTCTCAGCAAACATCAGCAACAGGAACAACCCAGACAACTGAAAAGCCCATCGGGAAATCAACAAGATGTGTTGGCTTCAGTTTTTAGCTCAA cacCACAAATACCATCACCTAAATCACGAAATTGTAAACAACAATCGCAATCTCAACAACCACAGCCAAGTCCAACTCAGCATCATAAATATCAACAGTATCAGGGCGTCAGTCAGTCTGCTCTGGTAAGCAGCTACaataactat gttCTTCAACAAAATGTCCGTGGAATGGGTATGCCACGTGCTGGTATCCAACCGTCACAACAACGCTACCCACCGCCAATCCAAAGACCCGTGGTGCCATTTCCACCCGGTCCGAACCCCAACAACCCGAGTCAGCAACAGCAAAACTGCATACCCTCGCAACAAAATCAAGTGAACCGACACAGGCCCAACATTCATCAACAGCAGCAGCGTAATATTAAAATGCAACAGCAATATTATTCGGGACAAGGTCAGTTTCGAAATG GCAACAAAATAGATCCGAGTGATAAAGCTGATTCACACAGCGATAAAATAGTCGACGGTAGTGCTGGCGGACAAGGGACCGGTAATAAATCAAACGTAGCGCAGCAAGATGCCGATAATAAAGAAGAAGTTAATCAacaaaatgagtaa